TCAAGATGTGTACTATTAAATATAGATGGTTACTATAACGAATTTATAGCATATTTAGATAGAATGGTAGAAAATGGATTTTTAAGTCAAAAAGATAGGGATATACTTGAAGTATATAATAGTGTTGAGCAATTGGGTGAAAATTTATGAATGAATATTTAGAATTGGTTAATAATGATGATTTTATAGATATTTGCTTATACCTAACAGAAGACAAACCTTATGAAATAGGTGAAAAAATGGAAGCTATAGATAAAAGAGCGTATATGAATGGTGAAAATTGGGCAGTTTTTTTTGAGTATTATGTAAAAACATATAGACCGGAACTTTTATTAGATCTTCAACATGATTTTGATGCTGGAATATATGTAGGCTTTTATATCTCTATACCAGAAAATATTTCAAGGGCTAAACGATATATGGAAATGATAAAAGAATTATTGGAAAATGAAAACA
The genomic region above belongs to Streptobacillus moniliformis DSM 12112 and contains:
- a CDS encoding immunity 51 family protein encodes the protein MNEYLELVNNDDFIDICLYLTEDKPYEIGEKMEAIDKRAYMNGENWAVFFEYYVKTYRPELLLDLQHDFDAGIYVGFYISIPENISRAKRYMEMIKELLENENKIYRIIKEKGNEINWK